The segment AAACTCGATGCAGAAGGCTTCAAGAAATGCTGGTGAATCTTTTATTGGTGAGTGGGTTTGGCCtttggagaggaagaggtcTGTGAGGAGTGAAGTGAGGAGTGAAGtcaagtaaagtaaagtgGAGGTTACCGATCATTTAGGTTTCAGTTCCGTACTACTAAAGGTTGAAATCTTACCACCTTCGCCTTTTCAATCTTGCGAATATCATCCATAACACCTAGAGATACCAGTAGTGTGTGAGAAAGATTCATTCACTTCTGTCTTTATCCGACTTCTCTTGTATTCTGTAGGTTTTCAttctctctactctctaACCTTTACCTTGCCTTACTTGCCCTCGAAATCTTTCGATCCGTTTGCCTGTCTTATTTCATATAAGAAAGATATAGTGGGAAAAGAGAACACTTGCTTACTTTTTGACTTTTTGCTTCAACAGAATACCAACCATCAATACATCATAATACAACCCATTTATCAAAATGGCATCCGCTACTCGAACCTTTGCTCGCGCAGGCGCTGCATTCAAATCAACACCTTTCAGATCCGCCACTCGCACTGCATTGAGTGCTCCTCGTCAAGCATTCCGTCAACAATCCCGTCGTGGATATGCATCTGAAGGACCTGCCAAATcttccttccctctctctATCGGTGTTGCTGCTTTGGCCATTGCTGGAGGTGCTGGATATTACTTTGTTTCTCAAGGTAATGGATCACTCTTGAGTGGTTCTGCCAAGGAAACCTCTGGTCTCTTCACACCTAAATTCGACGATTACCAAAAGGTTTACAACGAAATTGCAGAGAGattggaagagaaggatgattatgatgatggttCTTACGGACCCGTCTTGGTCAGATTGGCGTGGCATTGCAGCGGAACTTTTGACAAGGAAACTGGTACTGGTGGTAGCAACGGTGCTACTATGAGATTCGCCCCAGAGGGTGACCATGGTGCCAATGCTGGCTTGGTTGCTGCTAGAGATTTCTTGGCTCCTATTAAGGGTAAGTCActtattttactttttgtggatgaagattgTGTTACTCCTTCGGAGCGGGGGAGATGGAGACCAGTTTGAAGAAGTTAGAGAAGACTTTTCAAACTGTTTCTCTCGATTTTTGAGCTATGGGATTTCGGGGCTTGTTCCTATCACACTTGGAGAAAGTAACTTCTTACTAACCTCTTCACAGCTAAGCACCCATGGATCTCCTACTCTGATCTCTGGATCTTGGCCGGTATCTGTGCTATTCAAGAAATGCAAGGCCCAGTCATTCCTTTCCGACCAGGTAGACAAGATAAGGACGCTGCTGCTTGCACACCTGATGGACGTCTTCCAGATGCATCCCAAGGTAACAAGCACTTGAGAGATATCTTCGGTCGTATGGGATTCAATGATCAAGAAATCGTTGCTTTGAGTGGTGCTCACGCTCTTGGACGTTGCCACACTGATCGTAGTGGTTTCGAGGGACCTTGGACTTTCTCTCCAACAGTTGTTACCAACGACTACTACAAGCTCTTGTTGAATGAGAAGTGGAGCTGGAAGAAGTGGAATGGTCCTAAGCAGGTATGATTAACCCGTCTCTTCCCTTTGGGGTGCAAAATTGGTATAAACTAACATGTAATTTCAAAATAGTACGAAGACAAGACCTCCAAGTCTCTCATGATGCTTCCCACCGACATGGCCCTCGTCTCTGATAAATCTTTTCGCTCATACGTTGAGAAATACGCAAATGATGAATCTCTCTTCATGAAGGACTTCGCAAATGTCATCACCAGGCTCTTTGAGCTCGGTGTTCCTTTTGCAGAGACTACTGAACAAGCTCCCATGAAATTCAAGCCTACTACTGCCTAGATAATTCATTTCCATCGCCAGCTCAGCTTTAATACAGAGATGTAAATAAATGGAGATAGAAAATGTGTTAGATAGGTGGATAGACTTTGTTTAGCTTGTTCCTTTTTAGAAGCGGGAGTTTGGTGAATTAAGGTATCTAGATGGATGAGTTGATACTCTGTTATTTGAGAGAAATATCATCTCAGGTAGGCGAGGATGAGATGACATGACATCCTGTGtgatttggatgaatggtaATAAAATTCTGTGTCTGGCCAGCTTTGACTGCGTTGGACGGCTTGGTTGTTACATCATTTCGGCGCGAGGAGATGAGAAAAGATGTACAATAAGAGATTAGATTTGTTACATAGAGGAGagacaagaaaaagaacattCCGCCCAACATTTGATTACATTACGTTGttgaaatttaaaaataaatgcACATCTGATGAATTTGGTGTATGGTGCAAActagagattgaagaaacgTGAGTGATAGGTAGTAGATATATAGTTATCCTTTGCTAGCAGCTAGCTTGAAGGAGTTGAGGAAGTAAGGGGTGATGTTTGAGAGGCATGATAAGACAGGGTTCCCCGCATCTGAGGGGAAGGGACCATGAGGGGGGCATAGCCGGGTCCGCTTGAGTTCTAAGGGCGATGAGATGACTTCATGGATGTAGTAAAATTCATTGGGGACAATATAAATGTTTCGATTATTCGCTCGGCACTTTCTTGGATGAGAGCAGAGAATGTGTTTCCGGCggtggggggggggggagggcGGAAAGAATTGGAAGTGAGATAGATGATGAGGGGTAGGAgggagattgagatggatTTTGTTGGGTGTGCAAATTGTTTTgttattatcttttattgGATTGGTGGGGATTGGGAGGGGGTTTCAGGCTGGGTTTTTATATTCGTACCTATctgttgagattgagagagtGGGTTGGAAatatattggtattggtattggtattggtattgtaATTGTAATCACTGAGTATCAAATCACGTATCAAGTTCTCTCATGTAACATGTACATTTGCATTCCGcaaattccattccatcccgtcccatcccatccgtCCATTCGTACAACTCTTCATAGATATGCGGTACACCGCGAACCAACGCAACCTCTAGTTTCAGATTACACAGGCACTAATAAGCGCGAAGCTTGAATGTTGtatattggatattgtaCTCCTATATTCTCGGCAGAAGAAACGGTAATGATATGTTTTACTTGTctaccccatcccatcactaTTTGTAAACTGGTGCTGAGATACTGGTATctacatccacatccacatccgtCTCATACCGATCTGGAAAGCGATATGCTGGTTCCTTGTTGTATTTTTCTTCGGCTGGGTTATGCTTGGAATCGTCAAGGTGGTGAGATATGCTGCTCGATGCTTGGTGGAGAGAGGTGTAGGTGGATAGAGAGAGGTTCGAAGGTTctgaacttttttttttcttctttttttttcaaaaaaattccGACGACGGCTTTATGATTACGGCGAGTAGGGTGGAGAGATCTGCGTTTTGTTTGGTGGGGGTTTTGATGTTCGATGGGTGTGTGGAAGAGAGATGCTCACTCATCTAAAGTGGAATCGTATTGATGGTTTTGACAGACCATTGGAGATGCTTCGTCGGAAAGTTTAGAATTGAGGAACTGATTGGGATTTATCTCAATAAGTTGTACGAAAGAATCATGGGTGAAGTGTAGAGAAACAAATTTCAACAGGCGAAGAATATCAGCTGGGTTGTCTAATGTGCTCGAAACCATGTGTTTCCTTGCGAAGATGCGGAAGCTGATACACTATGAACAATCATAGCTTTCGGTCTGGTATCTCGGAAATATTTGAGTGCCCTGGATAAGATGAGAGGAAATGTGCATCGCGGTGCTGGCCATATTCTGTTAGATGTCTAGGCTGAcatatgtatgatatgaaGAGATAAGGGTAGCAGCAACAGAATAGGAATGAATGTCTGTAAGGATCTAGAAGAGAAATAGATATAGGAGAGATATGTATGTCAACTTGTATGTGTGTCGACTTGCAGAGATGGGCATTTCCAATAGCAAACAATTAATGATATCGTTCCCATTCGGAGCGtatcatacatcatacattcCCCATACGGTTTTCAGCCTGATACATTCCAGCTTTCCGAGAAAGAGCACAACAATCTTTGCTGATGCTATGTCTCCGAACAACCATGGTCTTGGCTCTGGTGTACATTGATAAATCGCCATCTCAGAGCCTGACTAGCTTCCCCTCTGAATACCGTTTCAGTGAGATTGGGCGAGTTATGGCAACTAGATCATCTTGGGATGCAGAACATCGACGAGAAGCTAAATCTCACCCGTGTTATCACACTTTTGATCGTTCGATACTATTTTAGATGTTTGGAACTCTCGTATGCTTTCACTGGAATGACGAAGATAGAATTGTGTCCTTTGATCATGAGGAAATCATCTCGATGGAGCCAAACTACTCTCCATCTTCGATCAACCCTTTCCCGCTGAAATGGaatcaatatcgatacaCGGTATTAGGCTTGGATATGATCCTGGATTACGTGGCCCGCTTGCACAATCTGTGCAATGGAATCATCAACAGTTACCATTATGGACACAACGAGTTCAAGACATCCGTAAGAAGCAGAAAGATGCGTAGGGTTTGGAGGAGCTCGAGAATATCAAAAGGGAGAAAGATTGCGAGGATGTTGAGATATGAACAAAGTCAGACCTCTGGTGGAGATGGTTGTCATGTGttcaacttcaaaattgGGCCATAGGACAAATAGATATACACGGCGATTCTCTTGCTCTGTATTCAACTTAACCTCACGTTAAGTGTTATATATGCGCTGCAATTCTCTAATGGAGAGCTGTCGCGAATCCTTGCTCTGCTCAGAATGCAACTCGCTGTCGCTAATTATAAGAGAGTGGTTTTTAAGTTTGCGTATATCTAATCCTGGGTATGTATATCATCTGATCTTGATCTGTTATCTCACTTTCAGACCCTCTTCGTCGGTGGACGTTCGGGATTCTCATGCCTGGAAATCAAGGTCAAAAGCCTATTGATATTATGCAATCCAATCACCTATATGTCTGAGTATGagattcttattattctaattctatatttaaCCTAGTCTTGTTTCTATATCACGTGATAAAAAAACACTTCAAACTTTTTTGCCATGCCATGTCACTATAGCTCACCGCCCGCGTTAAAGCGCGATTAATTCAGCCACCTCATTTCAACTGGAACATCCCTCCATTATTccaatctttattaatatctcttACAATTATACAAACATAATCTTTTCATCGCCGTcgctatctccatctctataCCATTCATCCTCATCGCATAATATCTATTACGACTATACTAGTACAACAACCCCGGGGGCAGTTATGTTCTTTAGCACCTGTAGGTAGGCGGATCTTGAGATTTCTCTTCTAGGGTGGCTCGGTATCACCTCTTGTAGGAAGATCGAGTATCACCTCCTGTAGGAAGATCGAGTATCTCCTCTTGTAGGAAGATCGAGTATCTCCTCTTGTAGGCTGATCAAGTATCTCCTCCTGTAGGCTGATCAAGTATCTCCTCCTGTAGGCTGATCAGGTATCTCCTCTTGTAGGCTGATCAAGTATCTCCTCCTGTAGGCTGATCAGGTATCTCCTCTTGTAGGCTGATCAAGTATCTCCTCCTGTAGGCTGATCAAGTATCTCCTCTCGTAGGATGATCGAGTATCACCTCTCGCAGGATGTTCAAATGCCACCTATAGCAGACGGATCTTGAGACTCCTTTCCAGGGCGGCTAGATATCACCTCGTATAGGCCGATCAAACGGCACCTGTAGTAAGGAGACCAAGCGTCTTCTTCCTACTACGAGTCTAGTTAGTGAATGATCATATCTTATAAGGATAGTATTCTAGGGCTTTCTATCTGCCCCTGTTGGTATTATCCTATTACCTATCAGAATAGCCCTAACAATTGTCTTTCAAGGATCCTATCTTGGATACAGTATAACAAAAGGCCGCTATGCCTTCTCCGACGTTCGGCTGTACAGAGGTACCTGTAGTTATTAAATGGGCTGATACTGAACAACACAACTATATTGGCACAcgaattcaaaatctccGAATGAATATACACCTCGGCACGCAGACAAGTCCCAAGTTGCTGTTTTGGTTTAGTGTAACAGTTGTAGTTGCAGCGAGCCCCGATTCCTCTAATACACGTACAAAAACTCTCTACTTCGTTATCCCAGCTAGTTTACTTGGTCATAACGAGAATGATGCATGTCTCTCCTTGGAGACTCCAAACTCGGATTGTTCTCCCGATACTAGCACTGCTATACGAGAGGCTGGCATATGTTCCGATTATACCTCTGTTTCCCGTATATGCTTTCAGCTCCCCAATCCCGGCACGGTGTTTATGCCTCCTATTGAGAGGCATGCCTTCACCCCTGCGTCGGACAATGTTCTACAACTATTGGTTAGCATGCAGTCTCTTTCCCAGGCCAAACAATTCTGGGTATATACATCGCTCGAAGGATCGCTTCTTACAAATATCTGGCAAAGGATCGATCGAATACGCAAGGGAACCTTTACCGGTGACTTTACAACTCTGAGTGTGTATAAACATGGAATGGTATGTGACAAGTGGACGAATTTCAATCGGTTTGTTAGAGAGGGGAAATCGGCGAAACATAAAAGCACTCTTCATGGCGTAAAGCATAACTCGGATGCTCCACCACTATATACTAGTGGAGTCTCTAGCAGAAATTTGTCTTCCGATGATCTCGACCAACAGCTTGTGGATACCGAAAGCGATGAAGAATTGCCTACAGAGCGGAAGCGCAAATACAGCAAGATATCTTCCGGTACTACAACATTAGGCGACTCTAAGAATATTACCGGTTCTAGTATACTTAAATCTAGTAAGCGATTCCTATTGTACCTCCTTTTTTCGCTCAAGATTTCTCAAGCACTACTAACTATGTCACCTAGATAAATCCTACGCAGATCATCAAAGCTCTAGAGTTCGGTTCGTCGAGCCTACTAGCGAAGTTCCGGGCTACCTTGAAAAGCAATTGGCTGCCTTCATACGTTGGGTATTAGAGATCGACTTATACTTAGAGAAGGATTGTGAACAGGTCTTCTCGGATCTTGGCGGGGCAGTATCTTGTGGGGATTTAACCAAATTCAACGAAATAAAGACCGATTGTATGGCGAATATTTATATCACATATGTCAAGAGGGGATCTAAATGGGTTTTGAGGAATACTATCTGAAAAGAGACATACATTTCCAGAACTCTATTTTGAGCTATAGTTGTGACATTTTTGATACGGATAACAATAATTTCACCCTTCACCTTCCACCTTGGCTACTTTCTCTACGTTATATCCTCAAACTGTATAGACTGGCATTGTACTACTTGGGCTAAGCGGGGGGGGCATTTAACCATACATAGTCACATGGACTGGCTGCACAGGCCATATATCACGTTTAATGGTATCTATCCTCAAAATTCCACTTTTGATGTTCAAATATTGCACTGTCTGTATACGGCCGTTTGTATGTGCTACAGCCTATGCGTTTTACAGGCCTTCAAACGCAGTGTCGTTCGTTCGAGAATGCCCTCAAACAGCGCTAGTCTGCATGGTTTCCACTACTGATAATTATTGTCCTATATTCAAGCTACCCCTCCTCCGAGAAAAATGGGCCAGGTTATCGTGGGATACAATACTTTGCCGCGCATATTAATAAGGCCCGGCTACTTCTGCTACCCCGTCAATCTCCTACGCGTCAACCATTTGTAGTGTCCTTGGAAATAActataattgataataatctGTATACTATTTTACACGACTTATTACAGCTGACAGTTCGGAGGCCCGCTAACGAGCTGCTCGA is part of the Botrytis cinerea B05.10 chromosome 1, complete sequence genome and harbors:
- the Bcccp1 gene encoding Bcccp1 — its product is MASATRTFARAGAAFKSTPFRSATRTALSAPRQAFRQQSRRGYASEGPAKSSFPLSIGVAALAIAGGAGYYFVSQGNGSLLSGSAKETSGLFTPKFDDYQKVYNEIAERLEEKDDYDDGSYGPVLVRLAWHCSGTFDKETGTGGSNGATMRFAPEGDHGANAGLVAARDFLAPIKAKHPWISYSDLWILAGICAIQEMQGPVIPFRPGRQDKDAAACTPDGRLPDASQGNKHLRDIFGRMGFNDQEIVALSGAHALGRCHTDRSGFEGPWTFSPTVVTNDYYKLLLNEKWSWKKWNGPKQYEDKTSKSLMMLPTDMALVSDKSFRSYVEKYANDESLFMKDFANVITRLFELGVPFAETTEQAPMKFKPTTA